The following coding sequences are from one Paenarthrobacter ureafaciens window:
- the nirB gene encoding nitrite reductase large subunit NirB → MTGHTSSTENPRRIVVVGGGPAAHRFADAMYNRGLEGWQVTVLTEEAHLPYDRVALSKALTETGVDLTLGEASMWDHPALTLKTGERAVKIDAEAKSVLTASGNKYEYDELVVASGSDAARLPIPGAEHTHVYRTLEDVWAINKAIADLGVKLGRRVNAVTIGGGLLGLESAAGTEQLGANPIVINGSPWLMNTQLDEGAGQALGRLIEAKGFEVHGGVFPSEVLTDDDGQVTGVLMADGRTIPADLVIVAIGVKPRDDLFRAAEGEEQLFSLGQRGGVVINDFCATEVDNIWAIGEVANFGGMCLGLVAPANTMAEIVADRLHGGEATFPGFDTATKLKLSGVDVASFGDAFAKTEHALEIVYADPARGVYQKIVTTDDAKTLLGGIFVGDASPYMSLRPLLGRELPAEPGAYLSAAGGGEAPETELPDDAILCSCNNVAAGSIRDAINGCGSCEGNAPVQELGGLKGCTRAGTQCGSCVPMLKKLLEGELKKSGIEVSKALCEHISLSRQELFETIRVLELTSFEDIMAKYGTGEGCDICKPTIASILASQHSAYVLDAGRGTLQDTNDRALANMQKDGTYSVVPRIAGGEITPKGLGVIAAVAEKYGLYTKITGGQRIDMFGARLEQLPDIWKELVDAGFESGQAYGKSLRTVKSCVGSTWCRFGVQDSVQMAIALELRYRGLRSPHKLKMGVSGCARECAEARGKDVGVIATADGWNLYVGGNGGATPAHAQLLAKDLDDDTLIKYIDRYLMYYIRTADRLQRTARWQEELDGGLKHVEDVVVHDSLGIAAELEAAMAKHIDTYEDEWAETLKDPERLRRFRSFVNAPNQKDDSIAFVPERGQIRPATHEEKGAVLIASTIPVRSTAGAEN, encoded by the coding sequence GTGACCGGACACACTTCAAGCACAGAGAACCCGCGCCGCATCGTCGTTGTCGGAGGCGGCCCTGCAGCCCACCGCTTTGCCGATGCCATGTACAACCGCGGTCTCGAAGGCTGGCAGGTTACCGTCCTCACCGAGGAAGCCCACCTCCCCTACGACCGCGTGGCGTTGAGCAAGGCACTGACCGAGACCGGCGTGGACCTTACCTTGGGCGAGGCGTCCATGTGGGACCACCCGGCCCTGACGCTCAAGACCGGCGAGCGCGCCGTCAAGATCGACGCTGAAGCCAAGAGCGTCCTTACCGCATCGGGCAACAAATACGAATACGACGAACTGGTGGTCGCTTCCGGCTCGGACGCAGCGCGGCTCCCCATCCCCGGCGCTGAGCACACCCACGTTTACCGCACCCTCGAGGACGTCTGGGCCATCAACAAGGCCATCGCGGACCTGGGCGTCAAGCTCGGCCGCAGGGTCAACGCCGTGACGATCGGCGGCGGCCTGTTGGGACTGGAATCCGCTGCCGGCACCGAGCAGCTGGGCGCCAACCCGATCGTCATCAACGGTTCCCCCTGGCTCATGAACACCCAGCTGGACGAAGGCGCCGGCCAGGCCCTCGGCAGGTTGATCGAGGCCAAGGGCTTTGAAGTCCACGGCGGCGTGTTCCCGTCCGAGGTACTGACCGACGACGACGGCCAGGTCACCGGGGTGCTGATGGCGGACGGCCGCACCATCCCTGCCGACCTGGTAATCGTGGCAATCGGCGTGAAGCCCCGCGACGACCTTTTCCGCGCAGCCGAAGGCGAAGAGCAGCTCTTCAGCCTGGGCCAGCGCGGCGGCGTGGTCATCAACGACTTCTGCGCCACCGAAGTGGACAACATCTGGGCCATCGGCGAGGTAGCGAACTTCGGCGGCATGTGCCTTGGCCTGGTAGCCCCGGCCAACACCATGGCGGAGATCGTGGCTGACCGGCTGCACGGCGGCGAGGCAACGTTCCCGGGCTTCGACACGGCCACCAAGCTCAAGCTCTCCGGCGTGGATGTGGCCAGCTTCGGTGATGCCTTCGCCAAGACCGAGCATGCCTTGGAAATCGTCTACGCCGATCCCGCCCGCGGCGTCTACCAGAAGATCGTGACCACCGATGATGCCAAGACCCTCCTGGGCGGCATCTTCGTGGGCGACGCCTCCCCGTACATGAGCCTGCGCCCCTTGCTCGGCCGGGAACTGCCCGCCGAGCCCGGCGCCTACTTGAGCGCAGCCGGCGGCGGCGAAGCTCCCGAGACCGAGCTGCCGGATGATGCGATCCTGTGCTCCTGCAACAACGTGGCCGCAGGTTCCATCCGTGACGCCATCAATGGCTGCGGCAGCTGCGAAGGGAATGCCCCCGTCCAGGAACTGGGCGGCTTGAAGGGCTGCACCCGCGCCGGTACCCAGTGCGGTTCCTGCGTGCCGATGCTCAAGAAACTCCTGGAAGGTGAACTGAAGAAGTCCGGCATTGAGGTCTCCAAGGCCTTGTGTGAGCACATCAGCCTTTCCCGCCAGGAACTGTTCGAAACCATCCGTGTCCTGGAGCTGACCTCCTTCGAGGACATCATGGCCAAGTACGGCACGGGTGAAGGCTGCGATATCTGCAAGCCGACCATCGCTTCCATCCTGGCCAGCCAGCACTCCGCCTACGTGCTCGATGCCGGCCGCGGCACTCTGCAGGACACCAATGACCGGGCCTTGGCCAACATGCAGAAGGACGGCACGTACTCGGTGGTTCCGCGCATCGCCGGCGGCGAGATCACCCCCAAGGGCCTCGGCGTCATCGCTGCTGTTGCCGAGAAGTACGGCCTGTACACGAAGATCACCGGCGGACAGCGCATCGACATGTTCGGTGCACGCCTGGAGCAGCTTCCCGATATCTGGAAGGAACTGGTGGACGCCGGCTTCGAGTCCGGCCAGGCGTACGGCAAGAGCCTGCGCACGGTGAAGTCCTGCGTCGGTTCCACCTGGTGCCGCTTCGGCGTGCAGGACTCCGTGCAGATGGCCATCGCGCTGGAACTGCGTTACCGCGGCCTCCGGAGCCCGCACAAGCTGAAGATGGGCGTCTCCGGCTGCGCCCGCGAATGCGCCGAGGCCCGGGGCAAGGACGTTGGCGTGATCGCCACCGCCGACGGCTGGAACCTGTATGTGGGCGGCAACGGCGGTGCCACCCCTGCCCACGCCCAGTTGCTGGCCAAGGACCTGGACGACGACACACTCATCAAGTACATCGACCGCTACCTCATGTACTACATCCGCACTGCGGACCGCCTCCAGCGCACCGCCCGGTGGCAGGAAGAGCTCGACGGCGGGCTGAAGCACGTTGAAGACGTGGTGGTTCACGATTCCCTTGGCATCGCCGCGGAGCTTGAGGCAGCCATGGCCAAGCACATCGACACCTACGAGGACGAATGGGCCGAGACCCTGAAGGATCCGGAGCGCCTCCGCCGTTTCCGTTCCTTCGTCAACGCCCCCAACCAGAAGGACGACTCCATCGCGTTCGTTCCCGAGCGCGGCCAGATCCGTCCGGCAACCCACGAGGAAAAGGGCGCCGTACTCATCGCCTCCACCATCCCGGTCCGCAGCACTGCCGGCGCAGAGAACTAG
- a CDS encoding SulP family inorganic anion transporter, whose amino-acid sequence MKTVHAGLAAARALLPGRGDYSGLRASWRSDLVAGLTVGIVALPLALAFGVSSGAGAASGLITAVVAGLVAAVFGGSHVQVSGPTGAMVVVLAPVIAAHGLGALAAVSVLAGLIVLAAGALKLGRVVTFLPWPVIEGFTVGIAAIIFLQQVPAALATDGGDSTNAVLAAVHAAGAVNAAGAGWVSTGASLGIVAVVAAVMVLAPKIHPRLPGSLVAIVLASVIAEVFALPVARIGALPTSLPAPALPVLNMEILSALVGPAATIAALAAIESLLSARVASSISDTGAYDADRELFGQGLASIASGFFGGMPATGAIARTAVNIRSGGRTRAAAITHALVLLAVVYLATSVVSRIPLAALAGVLMVTAARMVSLPTLRAVIGSTRADTIVFFVTAVITVSFDLIEAVEIGIVVAAFFALRSLVRSSGVHREEIPGPIMDGDEHIALFRLDGALFFGAAERVLERVTDIRNVDVVILRMSQLQILDATGARVITDIIQALERRGITVLIKGIQDRHLHLATKVGVIESLRHHKHLFSDLPAAVEHARSHVSRAAAARTAQTATERKKTEP is encoded by the coding sequence GTGAAAACCGTCCACGCCGGCTTGGCTGCCGCCCGGGCGTTATTGCCGGGCCGGGGCGATTATTCCGGGCTGCGTGCGTCCTGGCGTTCTGACCTTGTGGCCGGCCTGACAGTAGGAATCGTGGCATTGCCGTTGGCGTTGGCCTTCGGCGTCAGTTCAGGCGCCGGAGCGGCCAGTGGTTTGATTACGGCAGTGGTTGCCGGCCTGGTAGCGGCGGTGTTTGGCGGTTCGCATGTCCAGGTTTCGGGCCCCACCGGGGCGATGGTTGTTGTCCTCGCCCCGGTGATAGCCGCCCACGGACTGGGCGCCCTGGCCGCCGTTTCAGTGCTGGCCGGATTGATTGTCCTGGCTGCAGGGGCGTTGAAACTGGGCCGCGTGGTGACGTTCCTTCCCTGGCCCGTGATCGAGGGCTTCACGGTGGGCATTGCGGCCATTATCTTCCTCCAGCAAGTCCCTGCTGCCCTGGCAACTGACGGAGGGGACTCCACCAATGCCGTGCTGGCCGCAGTGCACGCGGCAGGTGCCGTGAACGCCGCCGGAGCCGGATGGGTTTCGACCGGCGCGTCCCTGGGGATCGTGGCCGTAGTGGCGGCAGTCATGGTGCTGGCCCCGAAAATCCATCCCCGCTTGCCCGGGTCCTTGGTGGCGATCGTGCTTGCCAGCGTTATTGCCGAGGTTTTCGCGCTTCCGGTGGCCAGGATTGGCGCACTGCCCACCAGCTTGCCGGCCCCGGCGCTTCCCGTGCTGAACATGGAGATCCTGTCCGCCTTGGTTGGTCCGGCGGCAACCATCGCTGCGCTTGCGGCCATCGAATCCTTGCTCTCGGCGAGGGTCGCGTCCTCGATCTCCGATACCGGCGCCTACGATGCCGACCGGGAATTGTTCGGCCAAGGCCTGGCCTCGATCGCGTCCGGGTTCTTTGGCGGCATGCCTGCCACCGGTGCCATCGCGCGGACCGCCGTGAATATCCGTTCCGGAGGCCGGACCAGGGCGGCAGCCATTACCCACGCCCTGGTGCTGTTGGCCGTCGTGTACCTGGCAACCAGCGTGGTGTCCCGCATCCCCTTGGCAGCGTTGGCCGGGGTCCTCATGGTGACGGCGGCCCGGATGGTCTCGCTGCCGACGCTGCGGGCGGTGATCGGCTCCACGCGGGCTGACACGATCGTCTTCTTCGTCACCGCCGTCATCACGGTCTCGTTCGACCTGATCGAGGCTGTGGAAATCGGCATCGTCGTTGCCGCCTTCTTCGCCTTGCGTTCCCTGGTGCGCTCCTCCGGTGTCCACCGGGAAGAAATCCCCGGCCCTATCATGGACGGCGATGAACACATTGCACTGTTCCGCCTTGACGGTGCCTTGTTTTTCGGCGCCGCCGAACGCGTGCTCGAACGCGTCACCGACATCCGGAACGTCGACGTCGTCATCCTCCGGATGTCCCAGTTGCAGATCCTGGACGCGACCGGGGCCCGCGTCATCACTGACATCATCCAGGCTTTGGAGCGGCGCGGGATCACCGTCCTGATCAAAGGCATCCAGGACAGGCACCTGCATTTGGCCACGAAGGTTGGCGTGATTGAGTCCCTTCGCCACCATAAACACCTGTTCAGCGACCTTCCAGCCGCCGTCGAACACGCACGCAGCCACGTCAGCCGGGCCGCTGCAGCACGAACGGCTCAAACAGCCACCGAGAGAAAGAAAACCGAACCATGA
- a CDS encoding LacI family DNA-binding transcriptional regulator, whose protein sequence is MASDRPPRPATQSDVAREVGVSRTLVSFAFRGAPGVSDETKQAIFAAAKRLGYRPNAVAADLARKHRSAVGLYLLDIRNEIYADILSGVRTALSQEPNRLILSVSRSVDGEDRGAVESLIEARVGIIIAATLLDPDEAVHEMAASVPLVSVTRPVAGVDSVYSDDSFGARAAVEHLLTLGHTRIAHLAGPAHDGHVVRRRSYEQAMRRAGLVPQTLCADDFTQESGHRAAARLLGQADRPTAIFCHNDQLALGTREAAYAMGLSIPRDLSLIGYDNSRTAGLHGIDLTSVDLHAARLGEAAGQVALERLRNPEAPAADRRFTPRLVVRSSTARPA, encoded by the coding sequence ATGGCTTCCGACCGTCCTCCACGTCCGGCCACGCAAAGCGATGTCGCACGCGAGGTTGGGGTATCCCGCACGCTCGTTTCATTTGCCTTCCGCGGCGCGCCCGGAGTGAGCGATGAAACCAAGCAGGCCATCTTCGCCGCCGCCAAACGTCTGGGGTACCGGCCCAACGCAGTGGCCGCCGACCTCGCGCGCAAACACCGCTCCGCCGTCGGGCTTTACCTCCTGGACATCCGCAATGAAATCTACGCCGATATCCTCAGCGGCGTCCGCACAGCGCTCTCCCAGGAGCCCAACCGGCTGATCCTCAGCGTCTCGCGCTCCGTTGACGGCGAGGACCGCGGTGCCGTGGAGTCGTTGATCGAAGCCCGGGTGGGAATCATCATCGCCGCCACACTGCTGGATCCGGACGAGGCCGTCCACGAAATGGCCGCCTCGGTGCCGCTGGTCAGCGTTACCCGCCCGGTGGCCGGCGTGGACAGTGTCTACTCCGATGACTCCTTCGGTGCACGCGCCGCGGTGGAGCATCTGTTGACGCTGGGACACACACGGATAGCCCACTTGGCGGGCCCCGCCCATGACGGGCACGTGGTTCGCCGCCGATCCTATGAGCAGGCAATGCGCCGGGCCGGCCTCGTGCCGCAAACACTGTGCGCGGACGATTTCACGCAGGAATCCGGGCACCGGGCCGCAGCACGCCTTTTGGGGCAGGCCGACCGGCCCACCGCGATTTTCTGCCACAACGACCAACTGGCACTCGGTACCCGGGAAGCTGCCTATGCCATGGGCCTGTCGATCCCCCGGGATTTGTCCCTCATTGGCTATGACAATTCACGGACCGCGGGGCTGCACGGCATCGACCTGACCTCCGTGGACCTCCACGCCGCCCGGCTCGGGGAAGCCGCAGGCCAGGTTGCCCTGGAACGCCTCCGCAACCCCGAGGCACCGGCTGCCGACCGCCGTTTCACTCCCCGCCTGGTGGTACGGAGCTCGACGGCGCGTCCCGCGTGA
- a CDS encoding zinc ribbon domain-containing protein YjdM gives MSESLPPCPECSSEYTYQMGELLVCPECAHEWEPQSEDPDAGAAERLIKDAVGNVLNDGDTVTVIKDLKVKGSPTSIKVGTKVRNIRLVDGVGDHDIDCKVDGFGPMQLKSSVVKKA, from the coding sequence ATGAGTGAATCCCTGCCCCCGTGCCCTGAGTGTTCCAGCGAGTACACCTACCAAATGGGCGAGTTGCTTGTCTGCCCCGAATGCGCCCACGAATGGGAGCCCCAGAGCGAAGACCCCGACGCCGGTGCCGCGGAGAGGCTGATCAAGGACGCGGTTGGAAACGTCCTCAACGACGGCGACACCGTGACCGTCATCAAGGACCTGAAGGTCAAGGGCAGCCCGACCTCCATCAAAGTGGGCACCAAGGTGCGCAACATCCGCTTGGTGGATGGCGTGGGCGATCACGACATCGACTGCAAGGTGGACGGCTTCGGTCCGATGCAGCTGAAGTCGAGCGTCGTGAAGAAAGCCTGA
- the cobA gene encoding uroporphyrinogen-III C-methyltransferase, with the protein MQLTIDLTGRDVLVTGSDVTARQAVRRYEQAGATVYRLSAPAGTASDGPLPERPFLVAAVDDGDDGWLPLLERCREAGIPVAHEPAAGPEGHVTLVGGGPGALDLLTVGAVAALRDADVVFYDRLAPYQELAALTSAELVDVGKQPGHHKVTQRDIEKLMVEAALLGRNVVRLKGGDPYVFGRGGEEVAACVAAGVPVRVISGVTSAISVPAAAGIPVTHREVSHMFTVVSGHAPLTEKEHLHLAGLGGTIVVLMGIGTLPQLAAGLRRAGMEPDMPMAVVERGYRPGQRTTIADLGTIETAATGCSNPAVLVIGEVVRVAEANRSHADASAELSRLAASLLEA; encoded by the coding sequence ATGCAGCTCACCATCGACCTCACCGGCCGGGACGTCCTGGTCACCGGCTCGGACGTGACCGCCCGCCAGGCAGTGCGCCGCTACGAGCAGGCAGGTGCCACCGTGTACCGGCTCAGCGCTCCGGCCGGCACGGCATCCGACGGTCCCCTCCCCGAGCGTCCGTTCCTGGTGGCAGCAGTGGACGACGGCGACGACGGCTGGCTTCCGCTGCTGGAACGCTGCCGCGAGGCCGGCATCCCGGTGGCACACGAACCGGCCGCCGGTCCGGAGGGCCACGTCACCCTGGTCGGCGGCGGACCCGGCGCGCTGGATTTGTTGACCGTGGGCGCCGTCGCCGCCCTGCGCGATGCCGACGTCGTGTTCTACGACCGGCTGGCCCCTTACCAGGAACTGGCCGCTTTGACCTCTGCCGAGTTGGTGGACGTTGGAAAGCAGCCCGGGCACCACAAGGTGACGCAGCGTGACATCGAGAAGCTTATGGTGGAAGCGGCCCTGCTGGGCCGGAACGTGGTCCGGCTCAAGGGCGGCGACCCGTACGTGTTCGGCCGTGGCGGGGAAGAAGTGGCCGCATGCGTTGCCGCGGGCGTTCCGGTGCGGGTGATTTCCGGTGTCACCAGCGCCATCTCCGTCCCCGCGGCCGCCGGAATTCCGGTGACCCACAGGGAAGTAAGCCACATGTTCACCGTCGTCTCCGGCCATGCGCCGCTCACCGAGAAGGAGCACCTGCACCTGGCCGGGCTGGGCGGCACCATTGTGGTCCTCATGGGGATCGGCACCCTGCCCCAGCTCGCGGCAGGCCTTCGCCGTGCCGGCATGGAACCGGACATGCCCATGGCCGTTGTGGAGCGCGGGTACCGCCCCGGACAGCGCACCACCATCGCTGATCTGGGTACCATCGAAACGGCAGCTACGGGCTGCAGCAACCCGGCCGTGCTGGTCATCGGCGAGGTAGTCAGGGTTGCCGAGGCCAACCGTAGCCATGCCGATGCGTCCGCTGAACTGAGCCGCCTGGCGGCTTCGCTCCTTGAAGCCTGA
- a CDS encoding uroporphyrinogen-III synthase, with protein MTVAHALDSVTPSAEPSEATDSPLDGFRIGVTSHRRSRDLIEALERRGASVLHAPALKIAPVQEDLVLIEDTRTIIEARPDICIATTAYGMRRWCEAADSFGIGEQLLETLAACRMFVRGPKARGAVRAAGLADVGISSDETTATLVDMLLAEGVRGKTVAVQLHGYTDVRQLERLRMSGATVLTVTPYRWVKPDGEDKLPRLIEAVVGGNLDVLTFTSAPAVDAMWSTAHEMGLYRQLIEALKGPVTVAAVGPVTAQPLVDAGLSPLIPDRYRMGALIRLVTEHLSLNHVRRLETKSATIELRGRCLRINGEVVELAPAPLLLLRALLGAGGAVLSREALSDLLDLRGSVHALDMTVSRLRSSLPDPKLVETVVKRGYRLRA; from the coding sequence ATGACTGTTGCACACGCCCTCGATTCCGTGACCCCGTCGGCAGAACCGTCCGAGGCTACGGATTCGCCCCTGGACGGGTTTCGCATCGGCGTCACCTCGCACCGCCGCTCACGGGACCTCATCGAAGCCTTGGAACGCCGCGGCGCCAGCGTGCTCCACGCCCCGGCGTTGAAGATAGCCCCCGTCCAGGAAGACCTGGTGCTCATCGAGGATACGCGCACCATCATCGAAGCGCGGCCGGACATCTGCATCGCGACCACCGCGTACGGCATGCGCCGCTGGTGCGAGGCCGCTGACTCGTTCGGCATCGGCGAGCAGCTCCTGGAAACCCTTGCGGCGTGCCGGATGTTCGTCCGGGGACCGAAAGCCCGCGGCGCCGTCCGCGCGGCCGGTCTTGCCGACGTCGGAATCAGCAGTGACGAAACCACCGCAACGCTGGTGGACATGCTCCTGGCCGAGGGTGTCCGCGGCAAGACCGTGGCGGTGCAGCTGCACGGCTACACGGATGTGCGGCAGCTGGAGCGGCTGCGCATGTCCGGCGCCACGGTCCTCACCGTCACCCCGTACCGGTGGGTCAAGCCCGACGGCGAGGACAAGCTGCCGCGCCTGATCGAGGCCGTGGTGGGCGGGAACCTTGACGTCCTCACCTTCACCAGCGCCCCTGCGGTGGATGCGATGTGGAGCACGGCCCACGAGATGGGCCTGTACCGCCAACTGATCGAGGCCCTGAAGGGACCGGTAACCGTGGCGGCAGTGGGTCCCGTGACCGCCCAGCCGCTCGTCGACGCCGGACTGTCGCCCCTGATCCCGGACCGCTACCGCATGGGTGCCTTGATCCGGTTGGTGACCGAGCATCTGTCCCTGAACCACGTCCGCCGCCTGGAAACGAAGAGTGCCACGATCGAGCTGCGGGGCCGCTGCCTGCGCATCAACGGCGAAGTGGTGGAGCTTGCCCCCGCCCCGCTCTTGCTGCTCCGCGCCCTTCTGGGTGCCGGCGGGGCCGTGCTCTCGCGTGAGGCGTTATCGGACCTCCTGGACCTCCGTGGTTCCGTCCACGCGCTGGACATGACAGTGAGCCGGCTGCGTTCGTCCCTTCCGGACCCCAAGCTCGTTGAAACGGTCGTGAAGCGCGGGTACCGGCTGCGCGCCTAG
- the nirD gene encoding nitrite reductase small subunit NirD — translation MTVILDRAEDLATTGTWHRVCPLDELEPAWGEAALIDGRQVALFRTAPGEVYAVVQQDPATFANVMARGIIGSRGSRPTIASPLHKEVYDLETGECFTNPELKLATFATRVVDGHIEVEL, via the coding sequence ATGACCGTAATTCTTGACCGTGCAGAGGACCTGGCCACCACCGGCACATGGCACCGCGTGTGCCCGCTGGATGAGCTTGAGCCGGCGTGGGGCGAGGCAGCACTGATCGACGGCCGCCAGGTAGCGCTGTTCCGTACGGCGCCCGGTGAGGTCTACGCCGTCGTGCAGCAGGACCCCGCCACGTTCGCCAACGTCATGGCACGCGGCATCATCGGTTCCCGGGGCAGCCGGCCCACCATTGCCTCGCCGCTGCACAAGGAGGTCTACGACCTCGAAACCGGCGAGTGCTTCACCAACCCGGAACTGAAACTGGCAACCTTCGCCACGCGCGTCGTTGACGGTCACATCGAGGTTGAACTCTAG
- a CDS encoding sugar porter family MFS transporter gives MSATQTQRESAHNAVLPPLTNGPHRKRLGLVALVATFGGLLFGYDTGVINGALRPMTVDLSLTPLTEGIVTSSLLFGAAAGAVAGGRLSDGWGRRKTIILLAILFFLGTLACVFAPSFEVMVLGRIILGLAVGGASTVVPVFLAELAPYEIRGSLAGRNELMIVIGQLAAFVVNAIIGNIWGEFGGVWRIMLAVAALPAIALFFGMLRMPESPRWLISKGRSAEALAVLKTIRSEDRAEAEMADVKHLADEEKASKATSWAALKDKWILRIILVGIGLGVAQQLTGINSIMYYGQSVLVEAGFDSSAALIANIAPGVIAVVGGVIALTLMQRINRRTTLLLGFTLTTICHFLIGIASIVLPVGNEARPFVILFLVVAFVGSMQTFLNIAVWVMLSEIFPLHVRGFAIGLSVFCLWIANALLGLFFPTLVAGVGITGTFFLFGVVGIAALIFIYTQVPETRGRTLEALEEDVTTGAIYLVHKK, from the coding sequence ATGTCTGCTACGCAAACGCAGCGGGAGAGTGCGCATAATGCGGTGTTGCCTCCGCTGACGAACGGCCCACACCGTAAGCGGTTGGGCCTGGTAGCCCTGGTCGCCACGTTCGGCGGCCTTCTGTTCGGTTACGACACCGGCGTGATCAACGGCGCCCTCCGGCCAATGACGGTGGACCTTTCCCTGACGCCGCTGACGGAAGGAATCGTCACCAGCTCGCTGCTCTTCGGCGCGGCCGCAGGAGCGGTGGCGGGCGGAAGGCTTTCCGACGGCTGGGGCCGCAGGAAGACCATCATCCTGCTGGCCATCCTTTTCTTCCTCGGAACGCTGGCGTGCGTCTTTGCTCCGAGCTTCGAAGTCATGGTCCTGGGCCGCATCATCCTTGGCCTCGCCGTTGGCGGCGCGTCCACCGTGGTTCCCGTGTTCCTCGCCGAGCTGGCACCGTACGAGATCCGCGGGTCCCTGGCCGGCCGCAACGAGCTCATGATCGTCATCGGCCAGCTCGCCGCGTTCGTGGTCAACGCCATCATCGGCAACATCTGGGGCGAATTCGGCGGGGTGTGGCGCATTATGCTCGCCGTTGCCGCCCTGCCGGCCATTGCCTTGTTCTTCGGCATGCTGCGGATGCCCGAATCGCCCCGCTGGCTCATCTCCAAGGGCCGGTCCGCCGAGGCCCTTGCCGTCCTGAAGACCATCCGCTCCGAAGACCGCGCCGAGGCCGAGATGGCCGACGTCAAGCACCTGGCCGATGAAGAGAAGGCTTCGAAGGCCACTTCGTGGGCGGCCTTGAAGGACAAGTGGATCCTGCGCATCATCCTGGTAGGCATCGGCCTGGGCGTCGCACAGCAGCTGACCGGTATCAACTCGATCATGTACTACGGACAGTCCGTGCTCGTGGAAGCCGGCTTCGACTCCAGCGCCGCACTGATCGCCAATATCGCGCCCGGCGTGATCGCCGTCGTCGGTGGTGTCATCGCCCTGACGTTGATGCAGCGCATCAACCGCCGCACCACGCTGTTGCTCGGTTTCACGCTCACCACCATCTGCCACTTCCTGATTGGCATAGCGTCGATCGTCCTTCCGGTCGGCAACGAGGCGCGGCCGTTCGTGATCCTCTTCCTGGTGGTGGCGTTCGTCGGTTCGATGCAGACCTTCCTCAACATCGCGGTGTGGGTGATGCTCTCCGAGATCTTCCCGCTGCATGTCCGCGGCTTTGCGATCGGACTTTCGGTGTTCTGCCTCTGGATCGCCAACGCGCTCCTGGGCCTGTTCTTCCCCACGCTCGTGGCCGGAGTAGGCATCACGGGAACGTTCTTCCTGTTCGGCGTGGTGGGCATCGCGGCCCTCATCTTCATCTACACGCAGGTTCCGGAAACCCGCGGCCGCACGCTTGAAGCACTTGAGGAAGATGTCACCACGGGCGCCATCTACCTGGTGCACAAGAAGTAG
- a CDS encoding ArsR/SmtB family transcription factor: MSLVAYSDARAPLYEVKANLFKGLAHPVRIRVLELLAEAPEVSVTDLLSATGLEASHLSQHLSVLRRYQLVVSERRALQMFYSLAYPQVAELLTVARSLLGEILRTTRDNLESSDAAEAFPGGTP; encoded by the coding sequence ATGAGCCTCGTGGCCTATTCGGATGCCCGGGCACCGCTGTATGAGGTCAAAGCCAACTTGTTCAAGGGCTTGGCGCACCCGGTGCGCATCCGGGTCCTTGAATTGCTGGCCGAAGCGCCCGAGGTATCCGTAACGGACCTGTTGTCCGCCACCGGCCTGGAGGCCTCCCATTTGTCGCAGCACCTCTCGGTCTTGCGGCGGTATCAGCTGGTGGTGTCCGAACGGCGCGCTTTGCAGATGTTCTACTCCCTGGCCTACCCGCAGGTGGCCGAGTTGTTGACGGTGGCCAGATCCTTGCTCGGAGAGATCCTGCGCACCACGCGGGACAACCTGGAATCCTCCGATGCTGCAGAGGCATTTCCGGGCGGCACGCCGTGA